A window of the Fuscovulum sp. genome harbors these coding sequences:
- a CDS encoding alpha/beta fold hydrolase, producing the protein MATLLLIPGLVSDGFVWTSVTAALQSVVADVTTQASIPDMARDLLARHSGRLILAGHSMGGRVAMEMARMAPGRIAGMALLNTGIHPRREGEEAKRQAMIDLANGQGMAALAAAWLPGMLRAGAEADPGLMADLTAMCLRMTQAIHERQLRALLDRPDAGASLIFKGPMLLVVGRQDVWSPIAQHEDIARLCPQARLEIIEDAGHFAPVEQPAVVAAVVADWARGVAAADAGLDRIPDTPLFDRPRSNTGYALNKMAMGLSTPEGRAAFLADETAYLDRFALTPEQRSAVLARDWEAMVRLGGNLFYILKISAVDPTPIRAIGAAQAGMSLDAFLDTRLGKVTNG; encoded by the coding sequence ATGGCGACGCTGCTGCTGATCCCGGGCCTCGTGTCCGACGGATTTGTCTGGACCTCTGTGACCGCCGCTCTGCAAAGCGTTGTGGCTGATGTCACGACCCAAGCAAGTATCCCCGATATGGCGCGCGATCTTTTGGCCCGGCATTCAGGGCGTCTGATCCTGGCAGGCCATTCGATGGGCGGGCGCGTAGCCATGGAGATGGCCCGAATGGCACCGGGGCGTATTGCCGGGATGGCCCTGCTGAATACCGGTATCCACCCACGGCGCGAGGGGGAAGAGGCCAAGCGTCAGGCGATGATCGATCTGGCGAATGGTCAAGGCATGGCGGCGCTGGCGGCGGCATGGCTGCCGGGCATGTTGCGCGCGGGGGCCGAAGCCGACCCTGGACTGATGGCAGACCTGACAGCGATGTGCCTGCGCATGACGCAGGCCATTCACGAACGCCAGTTGCGCGCGTTGCTGGACCGGCCTGATGCGGGGGCAAGCCTTATCTTCAAGGGGCCCATGCTGCTGGTGGTGGGACGGCAGGACGTCTGGAGCCCGATTGCCCAGCATGAAGACATTGCCCGCCTGTGCCCGCAGGCCCGGCTGGAGATCATTGAAGATGCGGGTCATTTCGCGCCTGTCGAACAGCCGGCGGTGGTTGCAGCGGTTGTGGCGGACTGGGCGCGCGGTGTGGCCGCAGCAGATGCCGGGCTTGACCGTATTCCGGATACGCCCCTGTTTGACCGGCCCCGGTCCAATACCGGCTATGCGTTGAACAAGATGGCGATGGGTCTGTCCACGCCCGAAGGCCGCGCAGCATTTCTGGCGGATGAAACGGCCTATCTGGACCGCTTTGCCCTGACGCCCGAACAACGCAGTGCCGTGCTGGCGCGGGATTGGGAAGCGATGGTCCGACTTGGTGGCAACCTGTTCTATATCCTGAAGATTTCGGCTGTTGACCCGACGCCTATCCGCGCGATCGGTGCAGCCCAGGCGGGGATGAGCCTTGATGCGTTTCTGGATACCCGGCTGGGGAAGGTGACAAATGGCTAG
- a CDS encoding class III extradiol dioxygenase family protein, with product MARLIGGIGTSHVPSIAAALDKGLRHSDEWKPFFDGYTPAQDWVAAQKPDIAVVIFNDHGNAFFLDRVPTLALGVADSYAPIDEGWGPRPVPSFEGAADFAWHLADQMVSRHFDPMICRELDVDHGMQVPMELVFGRPEAWPVKVVPILVNTIQYPIPTPQRMWDLGRTLRAAIESWPTDEKVIVLGTGGLSHQLQGARAGYINPAEDRKWIAEIGPNPQRYRDMTREDYVEVFGSEGAELIMWLVMRGCMDETVNTLHRHYFAPASMTGAGMVLLENA from the coding sequence ATGGCTAGATTGATTGGCGGGATCGGCACGAGCCATGTGCCCTCTATTGCTGCGGCACTCGATAAAGGTCTGCGGCATTCGGACGAGTGGAAGCCGTTCTTTGACGGTTATACCCCGGCGCAGGATTGGGTGGCGGCGCAAAAGCCCGACATCGCGGTGGTGATTTTCAACGATCATGGCAATGCCTTTTTCCTGGACCGAGTGCCGACGCTGGCCCTTGGTGTAGCCGACAGCTATGCCCCGATCGATGAGGGTTGGGGTCCGCGTCCGGTGCCATCCTTTGAGGGTGCTGCCGACTTTGCCTGGCATCTGGCCGATCAGATGGTGTCGCGCCATTTCGACCCGATGATCTGCCGCGAGCTTGATGTGGACCATGGCATGCAGGTGCCGATGGAACTGGTCTTTGGCAGGCCAGAGGCCTGGCCAGTAAAGGTGGTGCCGATCCTGGTGAACACCATCCAGTATCCGATTCCCACGCCGCAACGCATGTGGGATCTGGGACGCACGCTGCGCGCTGCCATCGAAAGCTGGCCAACGGATGAGAAGGTGATTGTGCTGGGCACCGGCGGATTGTCGCATCAATTGCAGGGTGCGCGGGCGGGCTATATCAACCCGGCTGAGGATCGCAAATGGATCGCCGAGATCGGCCCGAACCCGCAGCGCTATCGCGACATGACACGCGAGGATTATGTCGAAGTGTTCGGGTCAGAAGGGGCGGAGTTGATCATGTGGTTGGTGATGCGCGGCTGCATGGATGAGACGGTGAACACCTTGCACCGCCACTACTTTGCCCCCGCCTCGATGACCGGCGCGGGCATGGTGTTGCTGGAGAACGCCTGA
- a CDS encoding YciI family protein, giving the protein MYFLMVCPHHPGADIAALRDQLRPQHREWVASGGNGLARVLTGSALWNGSGEGIGNFGIIEAADETAARAFAMGDPFAKGGVVKRVELTRMADTFQAGRIQPLTTSA; this is encoded by the coding sequence ATGTATTTTCTGATGGTCTGCCCGCATCATCCGGGCGCCGATATCGCCGCCCTGCGCGATCAGTTGCGCCCGCAGCACCGCGAATGGGTGGCCTCGGGCGGCAATGGATTGGCCCGGGTGTTGACAGGGTCTGCGCTTTGGAACGGGTCCGGCGAAGGGATTGGGAACTTTGGGATCATCGAGGCTGCCGATGAGACCGCCGCCCGGGCCTTTGCCATGGGCGACCCCTTTGCCAAAGGTGGCGTGGTCAAGCGCGTGGAACTGACGCGCATGGCCGATACGTTTCAAGCAGGACGCATTCAGCCGCTGACAACGTCGGCCTAA
- a CDS encoding VOC family protein, translating into MTPNPAFADTADAPLRPGAPLLLVRDLETVARYYEQVIGLHLLHQDRDEAHLGAGSRTLLTLRRRANIDLEPQGFAGLFHTAFLMPDRATLGQWLLRAIEDRTEFVGAADHLVSEAFYLQDPEGNGIEVYADRPRDAWTWQGDKIEMASLEADIQAIVMSGGGVASPTSRVPDTMTVGHVHLRVGGIPEAEAFYNGILNLDVTARLPGATFYSTGQYHHHIATNTWQSEGAPKRSGTITGLAAFDLIAADLAVFDTVAEAMLAKGGKLDGAMVTLADPWGNLVQVRQA; encoded by the coding sequence ATGACCCCCAACCCTGCCTTTGCCGACACGGCCGATGCCCCGCTGCGGCCCGGTGCCCCCCTGCTCTTGGTGCGCGATCTTGAGACTGTCGCGCGCTACTATGAGCAGGTCATCGGTCTGCACCTGCTCCATCAGGACCGTGATGAGGCGCATCTTGGCGCGGGCAGCCGCACGCTTCTGACCCTGCGACGGCGCGCGAACATCGACCTTGAACCGCAAGGCTTTGCCGGCCTGTTTCACACAGCCTTTCTTATGCCCGATCGAGCGACACTTGGCCAATGGCTGCTGCGCGCCATCGAGGACCGAACCGAATTTGTCGGTGCAGCCGACCATCTGGTCAGCGAGGCTTTCTATCTGCAAGACCCCGAAGGCAACGGCATCGAGGTCTATGCCGACCGTCCCCGAGACGCGTGGACCTGGCAGGGTGACAAGATCGAGATGGCCAGCCTTGAGGCTGACATACAGGCCATCGTCATGTCGGGTGGCGGTGTCGCTTCACCCACGTCGCGGGTGCCAGATACGATGACCGTGGGCCATGTCCATCTGCGTGTCGGTGGTATCCCTGAAGCCGAGGCCTTCTACAACGGCATCCTGAATCTGGATGTGACCGCCCGCCTGCCAGGCGCCACCTTCTATTCAACAGGACAATATCACCACCACATTGCCACCAACACCTGGCAGAGCGAGGGGGCACCGAAACGCTCGGGCACGATCACCGGCCTTGCAGCCTTTGATCTGATCGCAGCCGACCTCGCTGTTTTTGATACCGTTGCCGAAGCGATGCTGGCCAAAGGCGGCAAGCTGGATGGAGCAATGGTCACTTTGGCCGATCCATGGGGCAATCTGGTGCAGGTGCGACAGGCATGA
- a CDS encoding nuclear transport factor 2 family protein, with product MISLKTCALALGLAGAAIASPALAESSNKDFVVNAVTELFINRDVTAVDRYWAEDYQQRNPLFPSGSAVIREAFANLPPGFKYEIGMVIAEDDMVAIHGRYTGIAPTPLIVVDIFRVEDGKIAEHWDVLQAEVLETASGLPMFEPME from the coding sequence ATGATCTCACTGAAAACCTGTGCATTGGCGCTGGGGCTGGCCGGGGCTGCAATTGCCAGCCCCGCGCTGGCGGAATCCTCGAACAAGGATTTCGTCGTCAATGCGGTGACAGAGCTGTTCATCAACCGCGATGTCACAGCGGTGGATCGCTATTGGGCGGAAGACTACCAGCAGCGCAACCCGCTGTTTCCCTCCGGCAGCGCCGTGATCCGTGAGGCCTTTGCCAACCTGCCCCCCGGTTTCAAATATGAAATCGGGATGGTGATCGCAGAGGATGATATGGTCGCCATCCACGGCCGCTACACTGGCATCGCGCCCACCCCTTTAATCGTGGTCGACATTTTCCGCGTCGAGGATGGCAAGATCGCGGAACATTGGGACGTCTTGCAGGCCGAGGTGCTTGAAACAGCGTCAGGTCTGCCAATGTTTGAACCCATGGAATGA
- a CDS encoding MBL fold metallo-hydrolase, whose protein sequence is MELLNRRTLLKTAAASGAAAALLPGLAHAAASGTELFTSDEAGLLVDSTVILGEKSAVLIDAQFTTGNAGLLADMISATGRTLESILITHIHPDHILGLPILMDRFPGAKAYAQTDIQGILSQMLAPMHAQIAGGAPAGVFPDRFVLPEALSADHLMLEGERIEILPPMAGDTALITPVHIPSLNTLIATDIAYIDTHLWMEEVATTDGIAPWRASVEALRAIGAATVIPGHRKSGSANDASVFDATIAYLDHWEKARAESANAEEFRAKLLVGTEDLGFAFAIDRGVAAAFPG, encoded by the coding sequence ATGGAACTTTTGAACCGCAGAACACTTCTGAAAACCGCGGCCGCAAGCGGCGCTGCTGCCGCCCTGCTGCCGGGTCTGGCACATGCTGCCGCATCGGGAACCGAACTTTTCACCTCGGATGAGGCGGGCCTTCTGGTCGACAGCACGGTGATCCTGGGTGAAAAATCCGCCGTCCTGATCGACGCCCAGTTCACCACGGGGAATGCGGGCCTTTTGGCAGACATGATTTCCGCCACCGGACGGACACTGGAAAGCATCCTTATCACGCATATTCACCCTGACCATATTCTCGGCCTGCCGATCCTTATGGACCGCTTCCCCGGCGCAAAGGCCTATGCGCAGACTGACATCCAGGGGATCCTGTCCCAGATGCTGGCCCCGATGCACGCACAGATCGCCGGCGGCGCCCCGGCAGGTGTCTTTCCTGACCGTTTCGTCCTGCCCGAGGCGCTCAGCGCCGATCACCTGATGCTGGAAGGCGAGCGGATCGAGATTCTGCCCCCAATGGCGGGCGACACCGCGCTCATCACGCCGGTACATATTCCCAGCCTCAACACGCTGATTGCGACAGATATCGCCTATATCGACACGCATCTGTGGATGGAAGAAGTGGCCACCACCGACGGAATCGCCCCTTGGCGTGCCAGCGTCGAGGCGTTGCGCGCGATTGGTGCGGCAACGGTCATTCCGGGCCATCGCAAATCCGGCAGCGCCAATGATGCCAGCGTCTTCGACGCGACGATTGCCTATCTGGACCATTGGGAAAAAGCGCGCGCCGAGTCGGCCAATGCCGAAGAGTTCCGCGCCAAACTGTTGGTCGGGACCGAAGATCTGGGCTTTGCCTTTGCCATCGACCGTGGCGTGGCGGCGGCTTTCCCGGGCTGA
- a CDS encoding helix-turn-helix domain-containing protein translates to MTLDVPRELHRISLDLATCPVRQVLDGVSDKWSILVLAALSNSQRRFSELRRDIPDVSQKMLTHTLRKLERDGLVERIVTPTAPPRVDYRLHPLGQSLFVRLSSLAGWVIENRAEIDAARSSFDARV, encoded by the coding sequence ATGACACTCGATGTGCCGCGCGAACTGCACAGGATTTCGTTGGACCTGGCCACTTGCCCGGTGCGGCAAGTGCTGGATGGGGTCAGTGACAAATGGTCGATCCTTGTGTTGGCGGCGCTGTCCAATTCGCAGCGACGCTTTTCCGAGCTGCGCCGCGATATTCCGGATGTGTCGCAAAAGATGCTGACCCATACCCTGCGCAAGCTGGAGCGTGATGGTTTGGTTGAACGGATCGTCACCCCGACCGCCCCGCCGCGCGTGGATTATCGGCTGCACCCTTTGGGGCAAAGCCTGTTCGTGCGACTGTCGAGCCTTGCAGGTTGGGTTATTGAAAACCGGGCCGAGATTGATGCGGCCCGGTCGTCTTTTGATGCGCGGGTCTGA
- a CDS encoding FAD-binding oxidoreductase, which yields MNKVFTELLTERTLPPDMDAAVFEKALARLVTALGSANVVSDLETLSGYIDLYPLEPSQNNAPSVVLYPGSPEDVQAIVAIANEFGLPLSPISTGQNNGYGGKSPRLKGAAVVDMGRRMNRILEVNEKFGYALVEPGVTYFDLANHLKATNSILMIDTPDLGWGSIVGNTLERGVGYTPYGDHFMWQTGLEVVLPTGRIMRTGMGAVPGSNTWQLFPYGFGPYPDGLFTQSNLGIVTKMGIGLMQRPPASMTYLVTFDREEDLGAIMDTMLPLRINMFPIQNVPVVRNIILDAGVVSKRTEWQEDPGPLTPASIDKMKAALNLGYWNFYGTLYGPEEMIQMAWGIIQQAFGQIPGAKFFTNRDRTEDNGDRGAHVLQDRHKINNGIPSLDEMKLMDWLPNGAHCAFSPISAVDGADALRQSAMVKARSDEFNKDYAAQFCIGLREMHHICLFLYDKSKPSDRKESLDLMRLLINEAAAEGYGEYRTHNALMDDVMATFNWGDGALLNFHEAIKDALDPNSIMAPGKSGIWGKKYRGRGL from the coding sequence ATGAACAAGGTTTTCACAGAGCTACTGACAGAGCGCACGCTGCCACCGGATATGGATGCCGCCGTTTTCGAAAAAGCCCTCGCGCGTTTGGTCACGGCGCTGGGTTCCGCCAACGTCGTCTCGGATCTTGAAACACTGTCGGGCTATATCGACCTGTACCCCCTGGAACCCTCGCAGAACAACGCGCCAAGCGTTGTCCTCTACCCCGGCTCACCCGAAGATGTTCAGGCCATCGTTGCGATCGCCAATGAATTCGGCCTGCCCCTTTCGCCCATCTCGACCGGTCAGAACAACGGCTATGGCGGCAAGTCGCCCCGACTGAAAGGCGCGGCTGTGGTGGATATGGGCCGCCGGATGAACCGCATCCTCGAGGTGAACGAAAAGTTCGGCTACGCGCTGGTCGAACCCGGTGTAACCTATTTCGATCTGGCCAATCACCTGAAGGCCACCAATTCGATCCTGATGATCGACACGCCCGATCTGGGCTGGGGCTCCATCGTCGGCAACACGCTAGAGCGTGGCGTGGGCTATACGCCCTACGGCGACCATTTCATGTGGCAGACGGGCCTTGAGGTTGTACTGCCCACCGGCCGCATCATGCGCACCGGGATGGGGGCCGTGCCGGGGTCGAACACCTGGCAGTTGTTCCCCTATGGCTTTGGCCCCTACCCGGACGGGCTGTTCACCCAATCGAACCTTGGCATCGTGACCAAGATGGGCATCGGCCTGATGCAGCGCCCACCAGCCTCGATGACCTATCTGGTCACCTTCGACCGCGAGGAAGACCTTGGCGCGATCATGGACACGATGCTTCCCCTGCGCATCAACATGTTCCCGATCCAGAACGTGCCTGTGGTGCGCAACATCATCCTGGACGCAGGCGTCGTGTCCAAACGCACCGAATGGCAGGAAGATCCCGGCCCGTTGACGCCCGCTTCGATCGACAAGATGAAAGCCGCGCTGAATCTGGGTTACTGGAACTTCTACGGCACGCTCTACGGCCCGGAAGAGATGATCCAGATGGCCTGGGGCATCATCCAGCAGGCTTTCGGTCAAATTCCGGGGGCGAAGTTCTTTACCAACCGCGACCGGACCGAAGATAACGGCGACCGGGGAGCGCATGTGCTGCAAGACCGGCACAAGATCAACAACGGCATCCCGTCGCTGGACGAGATGAAGCTGATGGATTGGCTGCCCAACGGCGCGCATTGCGCCTTTTCGCCCATTTCGGCGGTGGACGGGGCAGATGCACTGCGCCAGTCGGCGATGGTCAAGGCCCGGTCGGATGAATTCAACAAGGATTACGCCGCGCAGTTCTGCATCGGCCTGCGCGAGATGCATCACATCTGCCTGTTCCTCTACGACAAATCCAAACCATCAGACCGCAAGGAATCTCTCGATCTGATGCGCTTGTTGATCAACGAGGCGGCGGCCGAAGGCTACGGCGAATACCGCACGCACAACGCGCTGATGGATGACGTGATGGCCACCTTCAACTGGGGCGACGGGGCGCTCTTGAACTTCCACGAAGCAATCAAGGATGCGCTGGACCCGAACTCGATCATGGCGCCGGGCAAATCGGGCATCTGGGGCAAAAAATACCGGGGGCGTGGTCTGTGA
- a CDS encoding alpha/beta fold hydrolase, which yields MQDQYVDVNGCKLRYRDTGGPGVPILLTHGITGSLELWDHQLQSLGTAHRLIAWDAPNHGLSDLTGRTEDFDSYAAWALRFADAIGLQAFVAGGNSMGAAMSLRLAGLAPDRIKGLILANAATLGREVTPVFKLFSLPGLGEVMNKPSEKVVTLQIGAIVKDPACVSLELRQVLLRNAFKPGATAAFLATLRSTLGLRGQKAAVWEKSARLLDAVRCPTLIIHGRKDAVIPAKHSEDAAKRVSHARLLLLDDCGHTPQIEQPAVFNAALHEFLAPLT from the coding sequence ATGCAGGATCAATATGTTGACGTGAACGGCTGCAAGCTGCGTTACCGCGATACGGGCGGGCCCGGCGTTCCGATCCTGCTAACGCATGGGATCACAGGATCGTTGGAACTGTGGGATCACCAGTTGCAATCCCTCGGCACCGCACATCGCCTGATTGCCTGGGATGCCCCCAACCACGGCCTGTCTGACCTGACCGGAAGAACCGAGGATTTTGACAGCTACGCCGCTTGGGCCCTTCGGTTTGCAGATGCAATCGGCCTTCAGGCCTTCGTTGCAGGTGGCAATTCAATGGGCGCTGCGATGTCGCTGCGGCTGGCCGGACTGGCACCTGACCGCATCAAAGGGCTGATCCTCGCCAATGCGGCCACTCTGGGCCGCGAGGTGACGCCTGTCTTCAAGCTGTTCTCCCTGCCGGGTCTGGGTGAGGTCATGAACAAACCCAGCGAAAAGGTCGTGACCTTGCAGATTGGCGCGATTGTCAAGGATCCGGCCTGCGTGTCGCTTGAACTGCGCCAGGTGCTTTTGCGCAATGCCTTCAAGCCCGGCGCAACTGCGGCCTTTCTGGCAACGCTGCGCAGCACATTGGGCCTGCGGGGGCAGAAAGCCGCGGTCTGGGAAAAGTCAGCTCGCCTGCTCGATGCTGTGCGTTGCCCGACCCTGATCATCCACGGCCGCAAGGATGCTGTCATCCCGGCGAAACACAGCGAAGACGCGGCAAAGCGTGTGTCGCATGCACGGCTTCTGTTGCTGGATGACTGCGGCCACACGCCCCAGATCGAACAACCGGCAGTCTTCAACGCAGCACTGCATGAATTCCTAGCTCCGCTGACCTGA
- a CDS encoding branched-chain amino acid ABC transporter permease has translation MTPAQTLPMAASNRRLILLACVALLALATLPWLGSALIVDKLIYLFILVMFAVMWNLLAGYAGLVSVGQQAFIGLGGYALIRLVEAGLPPFPMIFVAALLTGVVAWAMSWFVLRMKAGEFAVATWVIAETIRSIVMFDPIVQGETGTSLLALNAYDPDFRRTVLYLLSLASMVVMVCGTWVLLQRRIGAESQAIRDDEDAAASVGISTFQVKQRIYIIASVGCALAGALWLASAITFQPRTSFGVQWSVFMLFMVLVGGIGTFIGPILGALLFFALQEIFGDFGAWYLAGIGIVAIVFALYLPRGLVGLWLDRGRDEPLSMRKRLGL, from the coding sequence ATGACACCCGCCCAAACCCTGCCGATGGCGGCCTCTAACCGCAGGCTGATCCTGCTGGCCTGCGTCGCCCTTCTGGCGCTTGCCACCCTTCCCTGGCTTGGTTCTGCGCTGATTGTCGACAAACTGATCTATCTGTTCATCCTCGTGATGTTTGCCGTGATGTGGAACCTCCTTGCAGGCTATGCAGGGCTGGTGTCGGTCGGCCAGCAGGCGTTCATCGGATTGGGGGGCTATGCCCTGATCCGGCTGGTCGAGGCGGGTCTGCCCCCCTTTCCGATGATCTTTGTTGCAGCTTTGCTGACCGGTGTGGTCGCCTGGGCCATGTCCTGGTTCGTGTTGCGGATGAAAGCGGGTGAGTTCGCCGTTGCCACTTGGGTGATTGCCGAAACCATCCGCTCCATCGTGATGTTCGATCCGATCGTGCAAGGCGAAACCGGCACCTCTTTGCTTGCACTGAACGCCTATGATCCCGATTTCCGCCGCACGGTGCTGTATCTGCTTTCGCTGGCCAGCATGGTCGTGATGGTCTGTGGTACATGGGTGCTGTTGCAGCGCCGGATCGGCGCGGAAAGCCAGGCGATCCGCGATGACGAAGATGCTGCCGCATCCGTCGGGATATCGACCTTTCAGGTCAAACAACGCATCTACATCATCGCCTCGGTTGGCTGCGCGCTGGCGGGTGCGCTCTGGCTGGCATCCGCCATCACGTTTCAACCGCGCACCTCGTTTGGGGTGCAATGGTCGGTCTTCATGCTGTTCATGGTGCTGGTCGGCGGCATCGGCACCTTCATCGGGCCGATCCTCGGCGCGCTTCTGTTCTTTGCGCTTCAGGAAATCTTTGGCGATTTTGGCGCATGGTATCTGGCGGGCATCGGTATCGTGGCGATCGTCTTTGCCCTGTACCTGCCGCGCGGCTTGGTGGGCCTGTGGCTGGACCGGGGCCGCGATGAACCCTTGTCGATGCGCAAAAGGCTTGGGCTGTGA
- a CDS encoding branched-chain amino acid ABC transporter permease has product MLDSLIQGILLGGYYAVLAAGLSLMFGVVRFINLAHGDMAVLGALGSLWLVQSAGVTVPLAIVITLLGMAALGWLMQRFIFERALAGGFLIPILTTIGLGAALQNGMFAAFGSDTKSLGAHIGNLSWASWELPGGIFVGQLPAYMFATAVLVLGALHLLLTRTAFGRAVRATSTDAEAASLCGVDPRKVHRWAAAIAVALAGLAGIFLAMRAQVTPFSGPMMLVFAFEAVVIGGIGSLRGTLIGGIVLGVVQALGALISPQISILAGHLVFLAVLGWRLMRAAAADRGGWRAALSAMFNKPDLSRRQA; this is encoded by the coding sequence ATGCTTGACAGTCTGATTCAGGGCATACTGCTTGGCGGCTACTATGCCGTTCTTGCGGCGGGCCTTTCGCTGATGTTCGGGGTGGTGCGGTTCATCAACCTTGCCCATGGCGATATGGCGGTTCTTGGCGCACTCGGTTCACTTTGGCTGGTGCAAAGCGCCGGAGTGACCGTGCCGCTTGCCATCGTCATCACGTTGCTTGGCATGGCGGCCCTTGGCTGGCTGATGCAGCGGTTCATCTTTGAACGGGCGTTGGCGGGCGGTTTCCTGATCCCGATCCTGACAACCATCGGTCTGGGGGCGGCGCTGCAAAACGGCATGTTCGCAGCCTTCGGGTCGGACACGAAATCGCTGGGCGCGCATATCGGAAACTTGTCCTGGGCTAGTTGGGAACTGCCCGGCGGCATCTTTGTCGGCCAGTTGCCCGCCTATATGTTTGCCACTGCCGTGCTGGTGCTTGGGGCACTGCATCTTTTGCTGACGCGCACCGCCTTTGGCCGCGCTGTCCGGGCAACCTCGACTGATGCCGAAGCAGCCAGCCTGTGCGGCGTAGATCCGCGCAAGGTGCACCGCTGGGCGGCTGCCATCGCTGTGGCGCTAGCTGGCTTGGCCGGGATCTTCTTGGCAATGCGCGCACAGGTCACGCCGTTTTCCGGGCCAATGATGCTGGTCTTTGCCTTCGAAGCAGTGGTGATCGGCGGAATCGGGTCGCTGCGCGGCACGCTGATCGGTGGCATCGTTCTTGGCGTGGTGCAGGCGCTGGGGGCGCTGATCTCACCGCAAATCTCGATCCTGGCCGGGCATCTGGTGTTTCTCGCCGTTCTGGGCTGGCGGCTGATGCGGGCGGCGGCGGCGGATCGGGGCGGCTGGCGTGCCGCGCTCTCGGCCATGTTCAACAAACCCGACCTGTCGCGGAGGCAAGCATGA
- a CDS encoding ATP-binding cassette domain-containing protein yields MTAALTLTDLVGRHGQLQAVKGISLTIAENEVLAVIGANGAGKTTLMRMIAGLHPVAEGGILLHGAPVTTMPAHERVKAGIALSPEGRRLFGDMTVAENLMIAAENGRKGDWTLATVCDAFPQLTPLLGRFAGGLSGGQRQAVAIGRALIANPSVILLDEVSLGLSPAAVEGLYDSLSGLKGQVTLIVVEQDLTRAMGFASRLICIAEGVLELDGTPATLTRQQITDAYFGIHKAEEPSHA; encoded by the coding sequence ATGACCGCAGCCTTGACATTGACCGACCTTGTCGGTCGGCACGGCCAGTTGCAGGCCGTAAAGGGAATTTCCCTGACCATCGCCGAGAACGAAGTTCTGGCTGTGATCGGCGCAAATGGCGCGGGAAAAACCACGCTAATGCGGATGATCGCAGGCCTGCATCCTGTGGCAGAGGGCGGTATCCTTCTGCATGGCGCGCCTGTCACCACGATGCCCGCGCATGAGCGTGTGAAGGCCGGGATCGCGCTGTCGCCTGAGGGGCGGCGTTTGTTTGGGGACATGACGGTCGCCGAGAACCTGATGATCGCAGCCGAGAATGGCCGCAAGGGCGACTGGACGCTGGCCACGGTCTGCGATGCCTTTCCACAGTTGACCCCGCTGCTCGGGCGGTTTGCCGGCGGGCTTTCGGGCGGTCAACGACAGGCTGTTGCAATCGGCCGGGCACTGATCGCCAATCCGTCCGTCATCCTTCTGGACGAGGTGTCGCTGGGCCTGTCGCCCGCGGCGGTCGAAGGTCTTTATGACTCCCTGTCTGGATTGAAAGGTCAGGTGACCCTGATCGTCGTGGAACAGGACCTGACCCGCGCGATGGGTTTTGCCAGCCGCCTGATCTGTATAGCCGAAGGCGTTCTGGAACTGGATGGCACACCCGCAACGCTCACCCGTCAGCAGATTACGGATGCCTACTTCGGGATCCACAAGGCCGAGGAGCCAAGCCATGCTTGA